The following DNA comes from Marinitoga sp. 38H-ov.
CTGGCTTTCGCCCGCGTCCGAGTATATATATTACCACCTTTTCTCCACTTTGTCAACTTACATCTTCGTTAATTTTGTTAATTAATAGTGAATTGATTATATTTCAGGAAGAATAACGTATCTTTTTAACTTTTCTATATCTTCTTGTTCTCCTATTACCATCAAAGAATCTTTAGGTTCTATTTTAAAGTTTGCTTTAGGATTATAATGAGCTTTTTTATTTCTTCTTATTGCCATTACTATAACATTTAATGTTTTTGATATTTCTAATTCACCAAAATCCTTTCCTACCATCCAACTTTTTTCTGGTATTTTTATTTCCGAGAACCCAAATGTTTCACCAAAATCTGTTTGTGTTGTTTCTATAAATGATAATACATTGGGTTTAGATATCATAAGCGCCATCCTTTTTCCTGTTATTTCAGGAGGAAGTATTACATTGTCTACACCAGCATATAATAATTTTCTTAATTCTTCACTACTAGTTGCATTGGATACAATATATAATGAAGGATTTAGTGTTTTTGCTGTCAATGAGATATATAAATTATCAACATCATTTGGTAATGTTAACAATACTCCCTTTGCTTCAAATATTTTTGCTTTTATCAATATATCTTCTTCTCTTGCATCACCTATTATATAATTAATATTTTTATATTCTTCTTTTTCCAATAATCTATTTATGATATTTTCATCTTTTTCTATTACAATATATGGCACCATTTCTTTTTCAAATTCTTCTATAATATACTTACCAACCTTACCTCCACCAACTATGATATAATGATCTTTTATTTTTTCAATTCTTTTCAACATCTTTAAAACTCCCCCTATCTTTTTAAAATCTCCTTCTACTAATAATGCCGTTAAAGAGGATATTAAATATAATACAACAGATATACCTGAAAAAATTAAGATTGTATCAAATATTATAGTAGCATGAGATATATTTTCTGGCATTCCATACCCTACTGTAGATATAGTAATAGCTGTTATATAAAAAGCTGTATAGAAATCCCATCCTTCTAAAATCATAAACCCTATAACACCTATTATAAAGATTGAAACAATTATCAAAACAGACACCGTAATTTGCCTAAATATCCTTCTATATTCTTCCACAATATCACTCCCAAAAAATTGGTAATGTTTTTTTGTAATATTTTAATTGATCATCTTTTAACTTATTCTCTATATAATCTTTCAAATTTCTCCTTAAATATTTTTTTATAATTTCTTCTGAAATGCCTAAATTATACAATGATTCTTTAATTTTATTATAATCTCCCATATTTTTTAGATATTCTTCATTAATCATTAGAAATAATATTTCTTTTGTTTTATAATATCTAAAATTAAGATTATTATAATCCAATAAATTAATAATAGAAATAGGGTTTAGAGACATATTCATAGATGTTCTTTCTATAGCATTGTCATATTCATATCTATTCTTTTTATAATAAATTGAATTCAATTCTTCTAAATTTACTTTTTCCTTCTTAATGGGTATATGTTTTAAAAATCTATATATTTCACCTTCAATTTCTTTCAAATCTTCCGAATTTAATCCAAACTCATTTAAGTATTCTTTTTTTAATAATTCTTCTATATCAGGCAAAAGATTATAATCAATTAATTTATTCCACCCAGATGGTACTTTTTCTTTTTTAAATATTTCTTGTATTGTTTTCTTTTTTAATTTATATATTTGAAATATAATTTTCTCAACAAGAGCTTCTAACAATAACATATATGTATCTAAAATATCTTTTGTTTGTATTATATCTATTAACCTTTCCTCAAAAGATCCTTTTTTGAATTGATGTAGTGGAGAACCTTTATAATGCAATTCTAAAGGAGATGTGTCTATATTTTGTTTTTTTATAACTATAATGAGCTTTACTATTTTAATTAACAACTCTCTTTTTTTATTTTCTTTTATTAAATCATTAGCTATTGGAATATATTTCAAATCACCAACTTCTAAATCAACACTACCAGCAATAAACTTATACAAATAGAAAGCTAATTTGCTATTTAAAAATGCAATTAAAGAATATTTGAATTTTTCATCATTTGTAAAAATACTACTACCTTTACAATCAAATAAAAAATTTTCTGGTAAAATTCTAAATGTTGGTCCCTTAGAGGTTGTCATAGAATATGTTATGCCTGGTTTAAAATAATATTTCTTATTGGGAAGGTGATTCCCCATATTTTTTAAAGCATTATAATTTTCTTCATCAAATGCAATAACCCACCATAAGTTACCAAACCATTTATTATATGGTCCTCCTTTTGCATATGGAACCCATTTTTTATTATCTTTTTTATATCTAATTTCGCTCTTAGGAACTTGCCAATGATATCTTAAAAATCTATTATTATCTCCCGTTGCAATACCCTGTCTAACATCAGCAAATTCTATTAATTTTTTATAATGAAATATTTTTTTTATTTCATCATTTATCCAATATACAAAAGGAAATCTTGGTATTTTTTTAAATTCATTTTGATTTTCAATAAATACTTTATTGTACTCTTTTCCTTTAAATATTTCATCCTCAATATTTTTTAACTCAAATTTCTTTTCATTATACGATACATCATTTAGGTTTATATATATTCCTTTTTCATCATTTTTTTTGCTTTTTCTAAAAATATACATAGCTGTATCTACCAAAGCATCATCAAACACTCCACCTAAACCTATATGAACTAATTTTTCTATATGCATATTTTTTATTATAAACTTTCTTAATTGTTCATAACTGCTAATAAACATAAATGTCTGAGGAGTTATCATTCCCAATAATCCATTTTCTATTAAAAATTCATAATTCCTTTTAATAAAACATCCATATAAATTTTTTCTAAATTCAAAATATTTTTCTCTTATAAATTTTCTTAAATTTGGAGTATAATCATGTGAATCTGTATATGGAGGATTTGAGATAACTATATCATAATTTAAAATAAGAATTTTAAAAAATTTTTTTATTTTATCCAAATAATATTTATCCAATTTAGTTTTTTCTTCAAATAAAGGTATAATTTTCCTTTTTTGTAATTCTAAAATTTTATTTTTAGTCTCACTACTTAATGTTATAAGCGCTCCCAATTCTTCATAACCTTCAAGTTCGTTTTTAACAGATTCATATACTTCTTTTAGTTTGAAATCTTCTATATCTTCTGATTTTATTAATTTAAAATCAGTAGATACTAAATTAAAATCCAATTCACCACTATAGCCATCTGTTAAAGCTTTAATTTTTAATATTATTTTTGCAATTTCTATTGATCTTTGATCAATATCCATGCCATATATATTATTTTCAATTATATTTTTAATATAATTTTTATACCCTTGCCTTTCATAAAACTCTTTTAATCTATCATAAACTTTTATTAAAAAATGTCCGCTACCGCATGTTGGATCTAGTATTTTAAATTCTTCTAACTTCTTATTAATATTTCTTTTTTCATACTTTATCTTATATTTTTCTGCTATATATTTATCATCATATATTTCACAATAATATTTTGTAAGTGTATTATCAACCAAATATTCTACAACCCATTCTGGTGTATAAAACTGTGATTGTTCAAATAATTTAGATCTATTTTCATCTAAATTATAATATTGATATGCCCAACCTAAAATATCCTCTTTATGCCAATCTTTCACCTTATTTATTTCTTCCATGATTTTATTAGTATCTAATTTAATATCATATATTTCATCAAATAACTCCGGTATATATTCTTTTAATTCATCAAAAGATATATTAATTCCCTTTTCCAATAATAATTTTAATGCTATTATTTTGTTCAAAAAATTAAAAGTAAAATTTTCTACATATTTATTTCTCCTATTTATATAATCAATGGAAAATAAATCTTTTAACATATTAAATGTTGACTCTGCAATAATCTCATTATTGCACTTAGGGTCATATTCTTCTTCATAAAAACCTAAAATAGATAATTTTTCATTTATATTATTTCTAATAATTTTTTTTATATTCTGAATAGTATTTTTCAAATTCTCATACATTCAACTCACCTAAATATTTTTTCACCTAAATATTTTTCTCTACTAAAAAAATTCTTAAGATAAAATTCTTTTCATCTTCATTTCTAATCATATAATATTCTTTAAAACTTTCTGATTCCTTTAATAATATATAATTATCATCAGATATTTTATACACCTTTTCAATATTATCTAAAATAAAACTTACATATTTTGATTTAATCTTTATATTATTATTTTTTATTTCATTTTTTATTTCATCTGGCAATTGATTCATACTTATTTCATTATAATCTCCAAGCAAAAATTCTGAAAAATAAATATCGTATTCATCTTGCAAATCTATAGGTACCTTGTAAAATTCATATATATCATTATCAGATATTAAAATATTTTTTATACCTCTAATATAAAATGATGGGAAGGATATTAATACATTATCTCCCACATATCTAAAATTAAAATATCTAAATGCTTTTTCTTTAAAAACTTTATCTTTATACTTTATAACATAATTTGTTTCATCAATTTTATTAACAATAATAGTTTCACCTTTATCAGATTCAAATATTTCCGTATCTGCATATATATTAAACCAATCAGCTTTTTCAATTTGCAAAGTAGGTAAAACTTTAAATTCATTTAATAATTCTTCATATTGAGACCACACAAACCATACTAATAAATATGTAAAAAACATTATTGCAAATATTATTATTAAAGATTTGGCTCCTTTTTTTCTTTC
Coding sequences within:
- a CDS encoding potassium channel protein, producing the protein MEEYRRIFRQITVSVLIIVSIFIIGVIGFMILEGWDFYTAFYITAITISTVGYGMPENISHATIIFDTILIFSGISVVLYLISSLTALLVEGDFKKIGGVLKMLKRIEKIKDHYIIVGGGKVGKYIIEEFEKEMVPYIVIEKDENIINRLLEKEEYKNINYIIGDAREEDILIKAKIFEAKGVLLTLPNDVDNLYISLTAKTLNPSLYIVSNATSSEELRKLLYAGVDNVILPPEITGKRMALMISKPNVLSFIETTQTDFGETFGFSEIKIPEKSWMVGKDFGELEISKTLNVIVMAIRRNKKAHYNPKANFKIEPKDSLMVIGEQEDIEKLKRYVILPEI
- a CDS encoding N-6 DNA methylase: MYENLKNTIQNIKKIIRNNINEKLSILGFYEEEYDPKCNNEIIAESTFNMLKDLFSIDYINRRNKYVENFTFNFLNKIIALKLLLEKGINISFDELKEYIPELFDEIYDIKLDTNKIMEEINKVKDWHKEDILGWAYQYYNLDENRSKLFEQSQFYTPEWVVEYLVDNTLTKYYCEIYDDKYIAEKYKIKYEKRNINKKLEEFKILDPTCGSGHFLIKVYDRLKEFYERQGYKNYIKNIIENNIYGMDIDQRSIEIAKIILKIKALTDGYSGELDFNLVSTDFKLIKSEDIEDFKLKEVYESVKNELEGYEELGALITLSSETKNKILELQKRKIIPLFEEKTKLDKYYLDKIKKFFKILILNYDIVISNPPYTDSHDYTPNLRKFIREKYFEFRKNLYGCFIKRNYEFLIENGLLGMITPQTFMFISSYEQLRKFIIKNMHIEKLVHIGLGGVFDDALVDTAMYIFRKSKKNDEKGIYINLNDVSYNEKKFELKNIEDEIFKGKEYNKVFIENQNEFKKIPRFPFVYWINDEIKKIFHYKKLIEFADVRQGIATGDNNRFLRYHWQVPKSEIRYKKDNKKWVPYAKGGPYNKWFGNLWWVIAFDEENYNALKNMGNHLPNKKYYFKPGITYSMTTSKGPTFRILPENFLFDCKGSSIFTNDEKFKYSLIAFLNSKLAFYLYKFIAGSVDLEVGDLKYIPIANDLIKENKKRELLIKIVKLIIVIKKQNIDTSPLELHYKGSPLHQFKKGSFEERLIDIIQTKDILDTYMLLLEALVEKIIFQIYKLKKKTIQEIFKKEKVPSGWNKLIDYNLLPDIEELLKKEYLNEFGLNSEDLKEIEGEIYRFLKHIPIKKEKVNLEELNSIYYKKNRYEYDNAIERTSMNMSLNPISIINLLDYNNLNFRYYKTKEILFLMINEEYLKNMGDYNKIKESLYNLGISEEIIKKYLRRNLKDYIENKLKDDQLKYYKKTLPIFWE